The DNA sequence taaataataaaaataaaacacaaacaaacagcaaaatacacaataaactgtaaataacaataataaaacacaaacaaacagcaaaatatacacaataaactgtaaaataataaaatataaataacaacaaaatatacacaataaactgtaaaatattaaaatataaataataaacaacgaaatataaacaataaacaacaaaatataaacaataaacaacaaaatataaacaataaacaacaaaatataaacaataaactgtaaataataacaataaaacacaaacaaacaacaaaatatatacaataaactgtaaataataataataaaacacaaacaaacaacaaaatatacacaataaactgtaaaataataaaatataaataataaacaaaatataaacaataaactgtaaaatattaaaatataaacaataaacaacaaaatataaacaataaactgtaaataataacaataaaacacaaacaaacaacaaaatatacacaataaactgtaaataataataataaaacacaaacaaacaacaaaatatacacaataaactgtaaaataataaaatataaataacaacaaaatatacacaataaactgtaaaataataaaatataaataataaacaacaaaatataaacaataaactgtaaataataacaataaaacacaaacaaacaacaaaatatatacaataaactgtaaataataataataaaacacaaacaaacaacaaaatatacacaataaactgtaaaataataaaatataaataataaactgtaaaatattaatataaacaataaacaacaaaatataaacaataaacaacaacaataaaacacaaacaaacaacaaaatatacacaataaactgtaaataataataataaaacacaaacaaacaacaaaatatacacaataaactgtaaaataataaaatataaataataaacaacaaaatataaacaataaactgtaaataataacaataaaacacaaacaaacaacaaaatatacacaataaaatgtaaataataataataaaacaaataaacaacaaaatatacacaataaactgtaaaataataaaatataaataataaacaacaaaatataaacaataaactgtaaaataacaataaaatataaataataaaatataaatataaacacaagtaTTTAACAGTCCAAATATGCCGTCCTTTTTGTCCTGCAGTAACATTTTCAGCTCCTCATTCAGGCCGTATCAGAGCTCAGATTTGGTCTTTAGAAACACTGAAATCCCGTCAGCCAGGACATGAGGACAGCTGTCAGGTTCGGGTGAGACACCGTGAGCTGCGTTACTGCACTGATCTCTCTTTAAACTGATCTGTCGTACTGAAGTCGCGCTGATGGAGCTGCTAGTTACCAACTGGACGTGATGTGAGCGTGACTGGGCTGCATGTTTTTCATGACGAGCTGCTGACaggctgaatgtgtaaatatgaAATGGGAGACTTTTCATTCATgtcccacctgtctgtctcggtcccacctgtctgtccaaCCTGTCATCTGTCTCaactgtctcacctgtctgtctcaactgtctcacctgtctgtctctctgtctcacctgtctctgtcccgtctgtctctctgtctctctgtctcacctatctgtctctctgtctcacctgtcctctgtctcacctgtcctctgtctcacctgtctgtttctctgcctcACCTATCTGTCTCACCAGTCCTCTgtctcccctgtctgtctctctgtctcacctatctgtctctgtctcacctctccTGTCtcacctttctgtctctctgtctcacctgtcctctgtctcacctatctgtctcacctgtcctctgtctcacctgtctgtctctctgcctcaccTATGTGTCTCACCAGTCCTCTgtctcccctgtctgtctctctgtctcacctatctgtctctctgtctcacctctccTGTCtcacctttctgtctctctgtctcacctgtctgtctctctgtctcacctgtctctgtcccacctgtcctctgtctctctgtctcacctatctgtctctctgtctcacctgtcctctgtctcacctgtctgtttctctgcctcACCTATCTGTCTCACCAGTCCTCTgtctcccctgtctgtctctctgtctcactgtctgtctctctgtctcacctgtctctgtctctgtcccacatgtcctctgtctcacctgtccctctctgtctcacctgtctgtctctgtctcacctatctgtcccacctgtcctctgtcccacctgtctctctgtctcacctgtcctctgtctcaccTGCCATTTCCACCTGTTATCTGTCTCAcctatctgtctctgtctcacctgtcctctgtctcaccTGCCATTTCCACCTGTTATCTGTCTCACctatctgtctctgtcccacctgtcctctgtctcgtctgtctgtctctctgtcccacCGGTCCTCTgtcccacctgtctgtctctctctctctctcacatgtCTCTGtcccacctgtctctgtcccacctgtcctctgtctcacctatctgtctcacctgtctgtctcacctgtcctctgtctcacctgtctgtctctctgtctcacctatctgtttctctgcctcacctctgtctcacctgtctgtctctgtctcacctgtctgtctctctgtcccacctgtcctctgtctcacctgtccctctctgtctcacctgtctctctgtctcacctatctGTCCCACATgtcctctgtctcacctgtcctctgcCTGTCTTCCTTCAGGTCCTCAGCTCGTTGGGACACCATGTGGTCACGTTTGATTACAGAGGTGAGAAACATTCACACGTTCacctgcagagctgctgtcagctgaccGACTCacctgagtgagtgtgtgtgtgtgttcaggctgGGGCGACTCAGAGGGCTCTCCATCAGAGGTGGGGATGACATCAGACGCTCTCTTCATCTACGATTGGCTGAAACAGCGGCTGGACGCCAAAACGCCGCTTTACATCTGGGGACACTCTCTGGGGACggggtaacacacacacacacacacacacaagtacacacaataatacacaagtacacacacacactcagtccaGTTGTACTTAAATCTTTGTGTTTCCAGAGTCGCCACCAACCTGGTCAGACGGCTGTGTGACAGAggttagacacacacacctgggtTCAGAGGTTCAGAATCAGCTGATCGATGATCACTCAGTAATCAGTAATCGGTTCAGAGCCCGCAGGTGATCACTAACACCTGTGTGATGTCACTTCCAGGAAGTCCTCCCGACGCTCTGATCTTAGAGTCTCCGTTCACCAACATCAGGGAGGAGGCGCGGAGCCACCCCTTCGCCATGGTAACGCCCAGCTGACAGGTCACAGCGccgcaggtgtgtgtgtttgttgtactcagtgtgtctgtgtgcgtttCAGGTGTACAGGTACCTGCCCGGCTTCGATTGGTTCTTCCTGGACGCCATAACAGCCAACAACATCCGCTTCGCCAGCGATGAGAAGTACGTAACCTCtgacctgacctttgacctttagtGATGTAGAACTGTGGAACCTCAGAATCTTAAAGATCCTTTAGTGGAACGctcactgacctttgacctttagtGATGTAGAACTGCGGAACCTCAGAACGCTCCTTGACCTTTAGTGATGTAGAACTGCGGAACCTCAGAACGCTCCTTGACCTTTAGTNNNNNNNNNNNNNNNNNNNNcctgtccctctctgtctcacctgtctctctgtctcacctatctGTCCCACATgtcctctgtctcacctgtcctctgcCTGTCTTCCTTCAGGTCCTCAGCTCGTTGGGACACCATGTGGTCACGTTTGATTACAGAGGTGAGAAACATTCACACGTTCacctgcagagctgctgtcagctgaccGACTCacctgagtgagtgtgtgtgtgtgttcaggctgGGGCGACTCAGAGGGCTCTCCATCAGAGGTGGGGATGACATCAGACGCTCTCTTCATCTACGATTGGCTGAAACAGCGGCTGGACGCCAAAACGCCGCTTTACATCTGGGGACACTCTCTGGGGACggggtaacacacacacacacacacacacacaagtacacacacacacacacacacacacacacacacacacacacacacacccacacacccacacacacacacacacccacacacccacacacccacacacacacacacacacacacacacacacacaagtacacacaataatacacaagtacacacacacactcagtccaGTTGTACTTAAATCTTTGTGTTTCCAGAGTCGCCACCAACCTGGTCAGACGGCTGTGTGACAGAggttagacacacacacctgggtTCAGAGGTTCAGAATCAGCTGATCGATGATCACTCAGTAATCAGTAATCGGTTCAGAGCCCGCAGGTGATCACTAACACCTGTGTGATGTCACTTCCAGGAAGTCCTCCCGACGCTCTGATCTTAGAGTCTCCGTTCACCAACATCAGGGAGGAGGCGCGGAGCCACCCCTTCGCCATGGT is a window from the Micropterus dolomieu isolate WLL.071019.BEF.003 ecotype Adirondacks unplaced genomic scaffold, ASM2129224v1 contig_13643, whole genome shotgun sequence genome containing:
- the LOC123966540 gene encoding lysophosphatidylserine lipase ABHD12-like, with protein sequence MTSDALFIYDWLKQRLDAKTPLYIWGHSLGTGVATNLVRRLCDRGSPPDALILESPFTNIREEARSHPFAMVYRYLPGFDWFFLDAITANNIRFASDENVNHISCPVLILHAEDDSVVPFHLGKKLYNMASQSKSLSGHKVQFVPFSSSLAYKHKFIYRSPELPNILSDFLGTAHQPMED